A stretch of DNA from Patescibacteria group bacterium:
ATGAGTTATCTTGTTCCTCATTCCGATATGCTCTTTCCAGGAAACTTCTGGATACGCGCGCAATAATTCTCCTGGCAAACAATTCACCGCTTCACCAATAATCTCTAGACTCTTAATGACCGCATTCACCGTCTTTTTGTCCACGACGAATTGATTATTTGCCATCCCGCGCGTAAAATCCTCAATATCCGTTATGGCATCAAGAATATCCTGAATATAAAGTTCGGCGTTTCGCTTAGACATACACCGTGTCGCGTAAAATGTTATCTTTGATAAGCGGCTTCAACGCGTCTCTTGTGACCAAATCTACCTTTCTGTCCAACAGTTCGCTCAAATAGTTCTCCAAACCGATAAATTTAATCAATCCTATCTTCGCGTCTTCATGGAAATCCACCAAAATATCAATGTCGCTCCGCTGCCTCCTCTGATCCTGCTCCCCGCGCGCAAACGACCCAAAAATACCTATATCTTTCACATGGTAGGTCTCTTGCAAGTACGGTTTCTGTTCCCGCAGCACTTCTAAACTTTTTTGTAATTCCTTGGTCATGTAT
This window harbors:
- a CDS encoding nucleotidyltransferase family protein: MTKELQKSLEVLREQKPYLQETYHVKDIGIFGSFARGEQDQRRQRSDIDILVDFHEDAKIGLIKFIGLENYLSELLDRKVDLVTRDALKPLIKDNILRDTVYV
- a CDS encoding DUF86 domain-containing protein, translated to MSKRNAELYIQDILDAITDIEDFTRGMANNQFVVDKKTVNAVIKSLEIIGEAVNCLPGELLRAYPEVSWKEHIGMRNKITHAYFGVSLQIVWDTIKEDLPVLKQAVEKIKSELV